The following proteins are encoded in a genomic region of Corynebacterium atypicum:
- the gcvH gene encoding glycine cleavage system protein GcvH: MANLPQDFSYSAEHEWIDCPADEAPGATVKVGVTSVATERLGEVVFAELPAVGDQVTAGEPCGEIESTKSVSDLYSPVTGTVAEVNESVHDDYEVINADPFGAGWLFSVTVDDVGELVDATSYAAANGIEA; the protein is encoded by the coding sequence ATGGCCAACCTGCCACAGGACTTTTCCTATTCGGCCGAGCACGAGTGGATCGACTGCCCGGCGGACGAGGCCCCGGGGGCCACCGTCAAGGTCGGCGTCACCTCCGTGGCTACCGAGCGTCTCGGCGAAGTCGTCTTTGCCGAGTTGCCGGCGGTGGGAGACCAGGTCACCGCCGGCGAGCCGTGCGGTGAGATCGAATCGACCAAGTCGGTCTCTGACCTCTACTCGCCGGTGACCGGGACCGTAGCCGAGGTCAATGAATCCGTTCACGATGACTACGAGGTGATCAACGCCGATCCCTTCGGCGCTGGCTGGCTGTTCAGCGTCACCGTCGACGACGTCGGTGAGCTTGTCGACGCCACTTCTTACGCGGCCGCCAATGGCATCGAGGCCTAA
- the lipB gene encoding lipoyl(octanoyl) transferase LipB: MTAPRDPFFPPHRCIRASSAPVEIRRLGLVDYLQAWRLQADLAAARYREEIGDTVLVLEHPSTYTAGKRTQPSDRPDNGLPVVDVDRGGRITWHGEGQLVVYPIIKLADPVDVVDYVRRLEEALIQAVRRVGVARAGRIDGRSGVWVPGQDKTDGQSRGLGWAPPELLRQDRKVAALGIRITHGVTMHGLALNCSNTLEYYKHIVPCGISDAGVTTLSLELGRTVTVADMAEPLVCDLLDALSGKLQVANHSFASAPDPTKVSAPHRPAPPVGL, translated from the coding sequence ATGACAGCACCGCGCGATCCGTTCTTTCCCCCGCATCGTTGTATTCGAGCAAGCTCAGCGCCGGTGGAAATCCGCCGCCTGGGCCTGGTGGATTACCTTCAGGCCTGGCGCCTGCAGGCGGATCTCGCGGCGGCCAGATACCGTGAGGAGATCGGCGATACGGTCCTCGTGCTCGAGCATCCGAGTACCTATACCGCCGGCAAGCGCACCCAGCCGTCCGATCGGCCGGATAACGGGCTGCCGGTGGTCGACGTCGATCGCGGCGGGCGGATCACCTGGCACGGCGAGGGCCAGCTCGTGGTCTATCCCATCATCAAGCTTGCTGACCCGGTCGACGTAGTGGACTATGTTCGCCGCCTTGAAGAGGCGCTGATCCAGGCTGTACGCCGTGTTGGCGTGGCCCGGGCCGGCCGCATCGACGGCCGCTCCGGAGTGTGGGTGCCCGGGCAAGATAAGACGGATGGGCAGTCGCGTGGGCTCGGGTGGGCGCCGCCCGAGCTGCTGCGCCAAGACCGCAAGGTGGCTGCCTTAGGGATCCGCATCACCCACGGGGTGACGATGCACGGCCTCGCCCTGAATTGCTCGAACACGCTGGAGTATTACAAGCACATCGTGCCCTGCGGTATTTCCGATGCGGGGGTAACCACGCTGAGCCTCGAATTGGGCCGAACGGTCACGGTCGCAGATATGGCAGAGCCGCTTGTATGCGATTTGCTCGACGCGTTATCCGGAAAACTCCAGGTGGCTAACCATAGCTTCGCCTCCGCGCCCGATCCGACGAAAGTGAGTGCGCCCCACCGGCCGGCACCGCCGGTGGGGCTCTAG
- the lipA gene encoding lipoyl synthase, which produces MTAPNGRRLLRIEARNSQTPIEHKPRWIRNQVKNGPEYQDMKSRVSGASLHTVCQKAGCPNIHECWESREATFLIGGANCSRRCDFCMINSARPEPLDPDEPRRVAESVRELKLNYSTITGVTRDDLDDEGAWLYAEVVREIHRLNPNTGVENLTPDFSGKPDLLAEVFEARPEVFAHNLETVPRIFKHIRPAFRYERSLEVIRQARDFGLITKSNLILGMGETREEILEALADLHQAGCDIITITQYLRPGPLYHPIDRWVKPEEFVEYSQAAKELGFGAVMSGPLVRSSYRAGRLYAQAMAARGLELPENLAHLAETTKSSTAQEAGTLLNKYGPSEDAEQSPVAAGSRR; this is translated from the coding sequence ATCACTGCACCCAACGGACGTCGTTTGCTGCGCATCGAAGCGCGCAACTCGCAGACCCCCATCGAGCACAAACCCCGGTGGATCCGCAACCAAGTGAAAAATGGCCCGGAATACCAGGACATGAAGTCACGTGTTTCGGGAGCTTCCCTGCACACCGTCTGCCAAAAGGCAGGCTGCCCTAATATCCACGAGTGTTGGGAATCGCGCGAGGCCACCTTCCTGATCGGCGGTGCGAATTGCTCGCGGCGCTGCGACTTCTGCATGATCAACTCCGCGCGGCCGGAGCCTTTGGATCCCGACGAGCCGCGGCGAGTGGCCGAGTCAGTACGCGAGCTGAAGTTGAACTACTCGACGATCACCGGTGTCACCCGCGACGACCTCGATGATGAAGGCGCCTGGCTCTATGCGGAGGTCGTCCGCGAAATCCACCGGCTCAACCCGAATACCGGGGTGGAAAACCTCACCCCAGATTTTTCCGGCAAACCGGACCTGCTTGCCGAGGTCTTCGAAGCCCGCCCCGAGGTCTTCGCCCATAACCTGGAGACCGTCCCGCGCATCTTCAAGCACATCCGCCCGGCGTTTCGTTACGAGCGCTCGCTGGAGGTCATCCGGCAGGCCCGCGACTTCGGCTTGATCACCAAGTCAAACCTGATTTTGGGGATGGGGGAAACGCGCGAGGAGATCCTCGAGGCGCTAGCGGACCTCCACCAGGCAGGCTGCGACATCATCACCATTACCCAGTATCTGCGTCCGGGCCCGCTCTATCACCCCATCGATCGATGGGTGAAGCCCGAGGAGTTCGTCGAATACTCGCAAGCGGCCAAGGAGCTGGGCTTTGGCGCCGTCATGTCGGGGCCGTTGGTGCGCTCGTCTTACCGGGCGGGCCGATTGTACGCCCAGGCGATGGCGGCACGCGGCCTTGAACTTCCGGAGAACCTGGCTCACCTTGCGGAGACGACGAAGAGTTCGACCGCCCAGGAGGCCGGCACGCTGCTCAACAAGTACGGCCCATCGGAGGACGCGGAGCAATCCCCGGTGGCTGCCGGCTCCCGCCGCTAA
- a CDS encoding DUF4191 domain-containing protein: MANANKAAAKAAKKEEKQEKRAQRKRNSGQLWQAFNIQRKQDKWLIPLMLVALLVPALVLFGLGFLFGGQWFMLVLGLASGVLAAFWLMTRRIERSVYDKAQDQPGAAGWALENMRNTVGVVWFTKTSVAMTTHLDAVHRVVGVPGIVLVGEGEPHRLKPLMAQQKRRLNRLVGGVPIYEIFVGSGEGQVPLKRLQREMIKLPRNYKKDDVYPINSRIEAMDNHGAGGNPQAGLPKGPLPKGARISGMNRRARRAQERSNKGHK, translated from the coding sequence ATGGCGAACGCGAATAAGGCCGCAGCCAAGGCGGCGAAAAAGGAAGAGAAGCAGGAGAAGCGCGCGCAGCGCAAGCGCAACTCCGGCCAGCTCTGGCAGGCGTTTAATATCCAGCGCAAGCAGGATAAGTGGCTGATTCCGCTGATGCTGGTGGCCCTTCTCGTGCCCGCCCTGGTTTTATTCGGCCTCGGGTTCTTATTTGGCGGCCAGTGGTTCATGCTGGTCCTCGGCCTGGCGAGCGGCGTACTTGCGGCCTTCTGGCTGATGACCCGGCGCATCGAGCGCTCGGTTTACGATAAAGCCCAGGATCAGCCCGGGGCTGCCGGCTGGGCGCTGGAGAACATGCGCAACACCGTCGGCGTGGTGTGGTTTACTAAGACCTCCGTCGCGATGACGACGCACCTCGACGCCGTGCACCGCGTCGTGGGCGTACCGGGGATCGTACTAGTGGGCGAAGGCGAGCCGCACCGGCTCAAGCCGCTGATGGCCCAGCAGAAGCGCCGGCTCAACCGGCTGGTTGGCGGGGTTCCGATCTACGAGATCTTTGTCGGTTCCGGCGAAGGCCAGGTTCCCCTCAAGCGTCTGCAGCGCGAGATGATCAAGCTGCCACGCAACTACAAAAAGGACGACGTCTACCCGATCAATTCGCGGATCGAGGCGATGGACAACCACGGCGCAGGCGGCAACCCGCAGGCCGGCCTGCCCAAGGGGCCGCTGCCGAAAGGCGCACGCATCTCGGGCATGAATCGTCGCGCCCGCCGTGCGCAGGAGCGCAGCAACAAGGGCCACAAGTAA
- a CDS encoding RDD family protein, whose amino-acid sequence MNQPRRSWLDGPAIPSEFDPEGKQSAYPGQLLGLPKDGPRSMASVTRRAGGVFIDWIICWILAAFTNMFTDAMPSTPTLCYLYFFILGFVSVLFFARTPGQAVLGMGVARIDAPSQQVGLWRSAVRVLMTGTIFLAAMVDADGRGVHDRVTQTVVIRG is encoded by the coding sequence ATGAATCAACCCCGCCGCAGCTGGCTCGACGGCCCGGCTATCCCCTCAGAATTTGATCCGGAAGGAAAACAGAGCGCCTACCCCGGCCAGCTGTTAGGCCTGCCCAAAGACGGCCCCCGGTCAATGGCAAGCGTGACCCGCCGCGCCGGCGGGGTGTTCATCGACTGGATTATCTGCTGGATCTTGGCGGCCTTCACCAACATGTTCACCGACGCTATGCCGTCGACTCCGACGCTGTGTTACCTCTATTTTTTCATCCTCGGCTTCGTCAGCGTCCTCTTTTTCGCCCGCACCCCGGGCCAGGCCGTGCTCGGGATGGGGGTGGCGCGTATCGACGCCCCGAGCCAGCAGGTAGGGCTGTGGCGCTCGGCGGTGCGCGTGCTCATGACGGGCACGATCTTCCTCGCGGCGATGGTCGACGCCGACGGCCGCGGCGTACACGATCGGGTTACCCAGACCGTGGTCATCCGCGGTTAG
- the glnA gene encoding type I glutamate--ammonia ligase, whose translation MDIHSTEDVLKFIKDEEVEFVDVRFTDVPGTEQHFTIPAELFDEDAIDEGLAFDGSSVRGFTTIDESDMNLLPDLTTAQLDPFRESKTLNVRFFVHDPFTREPFSRDPRNVARKAEEYLAATGIADTCSFGLEAEFYLFDKVRYATDINQSFFEVDSEEGWWNRGNDTNLDGTPNLGGQTPVKGGYFPVPPFDRTEHVRDEMVRTLKACGFEIERFHHEVGTGGQQEINYRFNTLLHAADDLQNFKYIVKNTARRMGRTATFMPKPLAGDNGSGMHAHQSLWKDGKPLFHDESGYAGLSDVARYYIGGILAHAGAVLAFTNPTLNSYHRLVPGFEAPINLVYSQRNRSAAVRIPITGSNPKAKRIEFRAPDPSGNPYLGLAAMMLAGLDGIKNRIEPHAPVDKDLYELPPEEARSIPQAPTSLEASLAELEKDNEFLTEGDVFTEDLIDTYLQYKYDNEIAPVRLRPTPQEFEMYFDC comes from the coding sequence GTGGACATTCACTCGACCGAAGACGTTCTGAAATTTATTAAAGACGAGGAGGTTGAGTTCGTCGACGTCCGCTTTACCGACGTACCCGGCACCGAACAGCACTTCACCATCCCCGCCGAGCTTTTCGACGAAGACGCGATCGATGAGGGCCTTGCCTTCGATGGCTCCTCGGTGCGCGGATTCACCACCATCGATGAGTCCGACATGAACCTGCTGCCGGATCTCACGACCGCCCAGCTGGACCCCTTCCGCGAGTCCAAGACGCTCAACGTGCGGTTCTTCGTCCACGATCCGTTCACCCGCGAGCCATTCAGCCGCGATCCCCGCAACGTGGCCCGCAAGGCCGAAGAGTACCTGGCGGCCACGGGAATTGCCGATACCTGCAGCTTCGGCCTCGAGGCGGAATTCTACCTCTTTGACAAGGTCCGCTACGCCACCGACATCAACCAGTCCTTCTTCGAAGTCGACTCCGAGGAAGGCTGGTGGAACCGCGGCAACGATACCAACCTCGATGGCACCCCAAACCTTGGCGGGCAGACCCCGGTGAAGGGCGGCTATTTCCCGGTCCCCCCGTTCGATCGCACCGAGCATGTGCGCGACGAGATGGTGCGCACCCTCAAGGCCTGCGGCTTTGAGATCGAGCGCTTCCACCACGAGGTAGGCACCGGCGGGCAGCAGGAGATCAACTACCGCTTCAACACGCTATTGCACGCGGCAGATGACCTGCAGAACTTCAAGTACATCGTGAAAAACACCGCCCGCCGGATGGGACGTACGGCCACCTTCATGCCGAAGCCGCTGGCCGGGGACAACGGCTCGGGCATGCACGCTCACCAGTCCTTGTGGAAGGACGGCAAGCCGCTCTTCCATGACGAGTCCGGCTACGCGGGGCTTTCCGACGTCGCGCGCTACTACATCGGCGGCATTCTCGCCCACGCCGGTGCGGTGCTGGCGTTTACGAACCCGACGCTGAACTCCTACCACCGGCTGGTGCCGGGCTTTGAGGCGCCAATCAACCTGGTATATTCGCAGCGCAACCGCTCGGCCGCGGTGCGGATTCCGATCACCGGCTCTAACCCGAAGGCGAAGCGCATCGAGTTCCGGGCCCCGGACCCCTCGGGCAACCCCTACCTCGGGCTGGCGGCCATGATGTTGGCCGGCCTCGACGGCATCAAGAACCGCATTGAGCCGCACGCGCCGGTGGACAAGGATCTCTACGAGCTTCCGCCCGAGGAGGCACGCTCGATCCCCCAAGCGCCGACGTCGCTGGAGGCCTCGCTGGCCGAGTTGGAGAAAGACAACGAGTTCTTGACCGAGGGCGACGTGTTCACCGAGGACCTCATCGACACCTACCTGCAGTACAAGTACGACAACGAGATCGCCCCCGTGCGGCTGCGGCCTACCCCGCAGGAGTTCGAAATGTACTTCGACTGCTAG
- a CDS encoding exonuclease domain-containing protein — protein MQPLPFPVAVLDVETTGFSGCDRILEIGILTFDESRTETDTLHTLIQPDRDIPNTDIHGLTASTLRDAPLFSEVAGQIAALIDGRVVVAHNCSFDTRMLRQEFDRLDFPFPVGPSNTVDTMRLSHQLLPGAPKKLSAALAAAQLSNKAAHTAFGDAAATAQLFFYLADHGARLTKTPVTLPAGLLRLNSGELLPRPVRTGQPETDTYQQMLVAALDDGVVTEAEREFLVRKAGELGLEPDEAQEIHRDMLARMAMMAWADGVLTDTERELIKSAAQNLKVSDRDVEQLLIKPDKVVVDIAAGARVSFTGELTLPRDEWESRVRAGAYRGRGNEAHSCSCGRRSGDEEREGQEGAQL, from the coding sequence ATGCAGCCACTTCCCTTCCCCGTCGCAGTCCTCGACGTCGAGACCACCGGTTTTTCTGGATGTGATCGCATCCTGGAGATCGGGATTTTGACCTTTGACGAGTCTCGGACCGAAACCGATACCCTGCACACGCTCATCCAGCCTGATCGGGATATTCCAAACACGGACATCCACGGGCTGACTGCGAGCACGTTGCGCGACGCTCCCCTATTCAGCGAGGTCGCCGGCCAAATCGCGGCGCTTATCGACGGGCGCGTGGTGGTCGCGCACAATTGTTCGTTTGACACTCGGATGCTGCGCCAGGAGTTTGACAGACTCGATTTTCCCTTCCCCGTGGGGCCATCAAACACCGTGGACACCATGCGTCTTTCTCACCAGCTGCTTCCGGGCGCCCCGAAAAAATTGAGCGCGGCGCTGGCTGCGGCGCAGTTGAGCAACAAGGCAGCGCACACCGCGTTTGGTGACGCCGCGGCGACGGCCCAGCTCTTTTTCTACCTGGCAGATCACGGGGCCCGGCTCACGAAGACCCCGGTGACGTTGCCCGCCGGGCTGTTGCGGTTGAACTCGGGTGAGCTGCTGCCCCGTCCGGTGCGCACGGGCCAGCCGGAGACCGACACGTACCAGCAGATGCTGGTGGCCGCTTTGGACGACGGCGTGGTCACCGAAGCCGAGCGGGAATTCTTGGTGCGCAAGGCTGGCGAGCTGGGGCTCGAGCCCGACGAGGCGCAGGAGATTCATCGGGACATGCTCGCGCGCATGGCGATGATGGCCTGGGCCGACGGCGTGCTGACTGACACCGAGCGTGAGCTGATTAAATCCGCTGCCCAGAACCTGAAGGTCAGCGACCGCGACGTCGAACAGCTACTGATCAAACCGGACAAGGTGGTGGTGGACATCGCAGCGGGAGCCCGGGTGAGCTTTACCGGGGAGCTGACCTTGCCGCGCGACGAGTGGGAGTCCCGGGTGCGCGCGGGGGCTTACCGTGGGCGGGGTAACGAAGCGCACAGCTGTTCTTGTGGCCGCCGATCCGGAGACGAGGAGCGGGAAGGCCAAGAAGGCGCGCAGCTATAA
- a CDS encoding NUDIX hydrolase — protein MATPEFITKLRSHVGHEHLWLPGVTAIVVRPVPDGAPAWETPKILLVKRADNSEWTPVTGIIDPGEDPDVAAVREVAEETGLDAQVEAFLGTGAVGPVEYPNGDKASYLDVALRLSVPADAEPVVGDEESTEVGWFEAMHLPVTNPRFRLACADAVAQLRHPQRFVPRIGWHKHGQPGRQAY, from the coding sequence ATGGCCACCCCAGAATTCATCACTAAGCTGCGCAGCCACGTGGGTCACGAGCACCTCTGGTTGCCCGGCGTCACCGCGATTGTGGTGCGCCCGGTGCCGGACGGCGCTCCGGCGTGGGAGACGCCGAAAATTCTCCTGGTCAAGCGGGCCGATAACAGCGAGTGGACACCGGTGACCGGGATCATCGATCCGGGTGAAGATCCGGACGTCGCCGCCGTGCGCGAGGTCGCGGAAGAAACCGGGCTCGACGCACAGGTCGAGGCGTTCTTAGGCACTGGTGCCGTGGGGCCGGTGGAGTACCCGAACGGGGACAAAGCCAGCTACCTCGACGTCGCGCTGCGGCTGTCGGTGCCCGCCGATGCCGAGCCCGTCGTGGGCGACGAGGAATCGACTGAGGTCGGCTGGTTCGAGGCTATGCACCTGCCGGTGACCAATCCTCGGTTCCGGTTGGCGTGCGCCGATGCGGTGGCCCAGCTGCGCCACCCGCAGCGCTTCGTCCCCCGCATCGGGTGGCACAAGCACGGCCAACCGGGCCGACAGGCTTACTAG
- the thrC gene encoding threonine synthase, translating into MDYISTRDSAQNPAAFTDILLGGLAPDGGLYLPSRYPQVDSEQLEAFREVLNSGGYADLAAEILRLYVPDIPEDELRAIARRAYREPVFDDPEIVPVTELNGGLFIGHLSQGPTAAFKDMAMQLLGELFEYELARRGAELNILGATSGDTGSSAEYAMRGRRGIRVFMLTPAGRMTPFQQAQMFGLDDPNIFNVALDGVFDDCQDVVKAVSADADFKARYHIGAVNSINWARLLAQVVYYFSCWLKVTARTEAKQVSFSVPTGNFGDICAGHIARQMGLPIDTLIVATNENDVLDEFFRTGTYRPRSSVQTQATSSPSMDISRASNFERFVFDLLGRDADKTRELFGTKVHQGGFTLGADDLRRAHEEFGFSSGRSTHADRVAAIGACWRNNGVMLDPHTADGVHVARQLESEVSSPIVCLETALPVKFQETIFEATGENPDVPQRFAHIMDAGRHVTELPNDAQVVKDFIADSVAGGSGAFSR; encoded by the coding sequence GTGGACTACATCTCTACTCGCGATAGCGCACAGAACCCGGCGGCTTTTACCGATATCCTCCTCGGTGGGCTAGCCCCCGATGGCGGCCTCTACCTTCCGTCCCGGTACCCCCAGGTGGATTCCGAGCAGCTCGAGGCCTTCCGGGAGGTGCTGAACTCGGGCGGATACGCGGATTTAGCCGCGGAGATATTGCGGCTCTACGTCCCCGATATACCGGAGGATGAGCTGCGCGCGATCGCCCGCCGGGCCTACCGCGAGCCGGTTTTCGACGACCCGGAGATCGTGCCGGTGACCGAGCTTAACGGCGGGTTGTTCATCGGGCACCTCTCCCAAGGCCCCACCGCCGCCTTCAAAGACATGGCGATGCAGCTTCTGGGCGAGCTCTTCGAGTACGAGCTTGCCCGGCGCGGCGCGGAGCTGAATATTCTGGGCGCGACCTCGGGCGATACCGGTTCCTCCGCTGAGTACGCCATGCGGGGTCGCCGAGGCATCCGCGTGTTCATGCTGACCCCGGCCGGGCGGATGACCCCGTTCCAGCAGGCTCAAATGTTTGGTCTCGACGACCCGAACATCTTCAACGTGGCCCTCGACGGGGTCTTCGACGACTGCCAGGACGTAGTCAAGGCCGTCTCCGCGGACGCGGATTTCAAAGCGCGCTACCACATCGGGGCGGTCAACTCGATTAACTGGGCCCGGCTTTTGGCCCAGGTTGTCTACTATTTCTCTTGCTGGCTGAAGGTCACCGCCCGCACCGAAGCGAAGCAAGTGAGCTTTAGCGTGCCCACCGGGAACTTTGGCGATATCTGCGCCGGCCACATCGCCCGGCAGATGGGCCTTCCCATCGACACGCTGATCGTGGCGACCAACGAGAACGACGTCCTCGACGAATTTTTCCGTACGGGCACCTATCGGCCGCGCTCGAGCGTGCAAACGCAGGCGACGTCGAGTCCTTCGATGGACATTTCTCGGGCGTCGAACTTCGAGCGCTTCGTCTTCGATCTTCTGGGCCGTGATGCTGATAAGACCCGTGAGCTCTTCGGAACGAAGGTCCACCAGGGCGGGTTTACCTTGGGCGCCGACGATCTGCGGCGCGCGCACGAGGAGTTTGGGTTTAGCTCAGGGCGTTCCACTCACGCTGACCGGGTGGCTGCGATCGGGGCTTGCTGGCGCAACAACGGCGTCATGCTCGACCCCCACACCGCCGATGGCGTGCACGTCGCCCGTCAGCTGGAGAGCGAAGTCTCAAGCCCGATCGTCTGCCTGGAGACTGCCTTGCCGGTGAAGTTCCAGGAGACGATCTTCGAGGCCACGGGCGAGAATCCGGATGTGCCGCAGCGTTTTGCGCACATCATGGACGCCGGGCGGCACGTCACCGAGCTGCCCAATGACGCCCAGGTGGTCAAGGACTTCATCGCAGACAGCGTGGCGGGCGGCTCCGGCGCGTTTAGTCGCTGA
- a CDS encoding MFS transporter, producing MTAHEKRAAAKKRPTKDPREQITARALIVWSAAVAVYVAAITSRTSFGVAGVAAMDRFQVDASRIAAFTAVQVGTYAIAQIPAGLLIDRFGPRRLLVAGALVMGTGQVILGLTTNYAVAIGARVLIGAGDAMAFLSVMRLLPYWFPLRHAPVFAQVSAGLGQLGQFISAVPFLALLGARGWVVSFVSLGTAMLVVAGAAAVAISDTPDPVAAAEARRMGPKTTLKHRLKAVLSHPVGWQAFFIHFASLVPQAIFTLLWGVPLMTQAMGLSDAQAGAALTVNTLAVIAASPLFGVISSRLGTQRDFVVIAIVVINIASWLVFFGSESPRGFAAAVLINLMLGTCTPVSNFGFDYVRERMPRENVATGTGVGNMGGFTAAMIAAQLMGFVLAHSAAAPGALEWQDFRASWLVLVAIMAIGLVAVAASGLAMRRHARAQAGGSQPRK from the coding sequence GTGACTGCCCATGAGAAGCGCGCCGCCGCCAAAAAACGCCCCACAAAGGATCCCCGGGAACAGATCACCGCTCGTGCCCTCATCGTCTGGTCCGCGGCAGTAGCCGTCTACGTGGCGGCTATCACCAGCCGCACCTCCTTCGGCGTAGCCGGCGTTGCCGCCATGGACCGCTTCCAGGTCGACGCCTCGCGCATCGCCGCCTTCACCGCCGTCCAGGTGGGCACCTACGCCATAGCACAGATTCCCGCGGGCCTGTTGATCGATCGCTTCGGCCCCCGCCGGCTCCTCGTCGCCGGCGCCTTGGTCATGGGCACCGGTCAGGTCATCCTAGGGCTGACCACTAACTACGCAGTGGCCATCGGCGCGCGCGTGCTCATCGGCGCCGGGGACGCGATGGCCTTCCTGTCCGTGATGCGACTGTTGCCCTATTGGTTCCCACTGCGTCACGCACCCGTGTTCGCACAAGTTTCCGCCGGCCTCGGCCAGCTCGGCCAGTTCATCTCGGCGGTGCCGTTCTTAGCGCTTCTCGGGGCGCGCGGCTGGGTAGTCTCCTTCGTCAGCCTGGGCACCGCGATGCTCGTGGTGGCCGGCGCCGCCGCGGTAGCGATCTCCGATACGCCCGACCCGGTGGCCGCCGCCGAAGCGCGCCGCATGGGCCCGAAGACGACGCTGAAGCATCGCCTCAAAGCGGTGCTCAGCCACCCCGTCGGCTGGCAAGCCTTCTTCATCCACTTCGCCTCGCTGGTGCCGCAGGCGATCTTCACCCTGCTGTGGGGTGTGCCGTTGATGACTCAGGCAATGGGCTTAAGCGACGCCCAGGCCGGCGCCGCTCTCACCGTCAACACCCTGGCGGTGATCGCGGCCAGCCCACTGTTCGGCGTCATCTCCTCGCGGCTGGGTACCCAAAGGGACTTCGTCGTCATCGCGATCGTCGTGATCAACATCGCCTCCTGGCTCGTGTTCTTCGGCTCGGAGTCGCCGCGCGGTTTCGCCGCGGCCGTGCTGATCAACCTGATGCTCGGCACGTGCACGCCGGTATCTAACTTCGGCTTTGACTACGTCCGCGAGCGGATGCCGCGCGAGAACGTGGCGACCGGCACCGGCGTGGGCAACATGGGCGGCTTCACCGCCGCGATGATCGCCGCGCAGCTCATGGGGTTTGTGCTCGCGCACTCAGCGGCGGCACCAGGGGCGTTGGAGTGGCAGGATTTCCGCGCAAGCTGGCTCGTTCTGGTGGCCATCATGGCAATCGGCCTGGTCGCCGTCGCGGCCAGCGGTCTAGCGATGCGCCGGCATGCCCGCGCACAAGCAGGCGGGAGCCAACCACGCAAGTAG